A section of the Verrucomicrobium sp. GAS474 genome encodes:
- a CDS encoding adenylyltransferase/cytidyltransferase family protein: MTSTQAKILPYETASDAFDALRLQGKRIVQCHGTFDLIHPGHIYHLEEARELGDILVVTVTAEHFVNKGPGRPFFNDLLRGKSLAALACVDYVVLIPHPTALKAIECVKPAIYCKGVEYANPDNDVTGNIHEDLRTVEAYGGEVRYLGSIVFSSTKLINAHFAPVPQGVREYCAGLAKEFSPDRFREIVDSFSRLKVLIVGDVIYDRYSYVKVQGLTSKNRILSSRLLSEETQTGGALAVYRHIRQFTEKVDLLSLVGTEPWINANLALYVDKANDRLIRTPSFQTIVKQRFVETAGEGKELNKLFSVNFIDADPPQAKVQEEILRSLEAIIGDYDLVVVTDFGHGLMQDEMRRLVEAKAPYLALNCQTNSNNHGFNIISNQYRRADCFSLDDQELMLSVARKHVNHSVEIKALLARFDSAQAWLTRGGVETIGVAKDRSPCTLLPLESRIVDTVGAGDAFFAVAALGAKLELPIAFTTFLGQLAGAQAVRIVGNTEPISKQGLLKSGMSLLNL; the protein is encoded by the coding sequence GTGACCTCCACCCAAGCCAAAATTCTCCCCTACGAGACGGCTTCCGACGCTTTCGACGCCCTCCGCCTCCAAGGCAAGAGAATCGTGCAGTGCCATGGGACCTTCGACCTGATTCATCCGGGCCATATCTATCATCTGGAAGAAGCCCGTGAACTGGGAGATATTCTCGTCGTCACCGTGACGGCCGAACATTTCGTGAACAAGGGACCCGGGCGGCCCTTCTTTAACGATCTCCTTCGTGGCAAAAGTCTCGCGGCCCTCGCATGCGTCGATTATGTTGTCCTTATTCCCCATCCCACGGCGCTCAAGGCCATCGAGTGCGTGAAGCCGGCGATTTACTGCAAGGGGGTCGAATATGCAAACCCCGACAACGATGTCACCGGCAATATCCACGAAGATCTCCGTACCGTCGAAGCCTACGGTGGTGAAGTGCGTTACCTCGGATCGATCGTTTTCAGTTCCACCAAACTCATTAACGCCCACTTTGCCCCCGTCCCGCAGGGTGTGCGGGAATATTGCGCCGGATTGGCCAAAGAGTTCAGTCCCGATCGCTTTCGCGAAATCGTCGACTCCTTCTCCCGGCTAAAGGTCCTGATCGTGGGGGATGTGATCTACGACCGCTACTCCTACGTCAAAGTCCAGGGCCTCACCTCCAAGAACCGGATTCTTTCCTCCCGCCTCCTCTCCGAGGAAACCCAGACCGGAGGCGCCCTGGCCGTCTACCGGCATATCCGCCAATTTACCGAAAAAGTCGATCTTCTCAGCCTCGTCGGTACGGAGCCATGGATTAATGCGAATTTGGCGCTTTACGTCGACAAGGCGAATGACCGCCTCATTCGCACTCCTTCCTTTCAGACCATCGTGAAGCAACGTTTTGTTGAAACTGCAGGCGAAGGAAAAGAACTGAACAAGCTTTTCAGCGTCAACTTCATCGATGCCGATCCTCCTCAGGCCAAAGTGCAAGAAGAGATCCTCCGATCCCTCGAGGCGATCATCGGCGATTACGACCTCGTCGTTGTCACGGATTTCGGCCACGGACTCATGCAGGACGAAATGCGACGTCTCGTCGAGGCGAAGGCACCCTATCTCGCCCTCAATTGCCAAACAAACAGCAACAACCACGGGTTCAACATCATCTCCAATCAGTATCGGCGAGCCGACTGCTTCTCCCTCGACGATCAGGAACTCATGCTCTCCGTGGCCCGGAAGCACGTGAATCATTCCGTCGAAATCAAAGCCTTGCTCGCCCGATTTGATTCCGCACAGGCCTGGTTGACGCGAGGCGGTGTCGAGACGATCGGCGTGGCGAAGGATCGCAGCCCTTGTACCCTCCTGCCTTTGGAATCGAGGATCGTCGATACCGTGGGTGCGGGCGACGCCTTTTTCGCCGTGGCCGCGCTTGGAGCCAAGCTCGAGCTCCCCATCGCTTTCACCACCTTTCTGGGTCAGCTCGCGGGAGCCCAGGCCGTCCGCATTGTCGGCAATACCGAACCCATTTCAAAGCAAGGGCTCCTCAAGAGCGGGATGTCCCTTCTCAATCTTTAA
- a CDS encoding SDR family oxidoreductase: MKILLTGGCGYIGTPLAQSLLKAGHDITVYDIQWFGNHLEPHPKLTVIQGDIRDIDRVPMDGIESILHLANVANDPCSDLNSKLNWEVNALATMQLVEKAIAHGVRQFVFASSGSVYGVKEEPEVTEDLSLVPISDYNKTKMVSERVLLSYADKILVNIVRPATVCGYSPRMRLDVAVNMLTMQALASGKITVLGGDQTRPNIHIRDMVRVYHHFLANGAKAPGIYNAGFENISILDIANRVKDRVPCEIVVSESNDPRSYRLSSKKLLSTGFEPKYTVADGIAEVIAAFRDGNLRMEDRYFNIKTMKKLTNLS; the protein is encoded by the coding sequence ATGAAAATTCTCCTGACCGGAGGGTGCGGCTACATCGGCACCCCCCTTGCGCAAAGCCTCCTCAAGGCAGGCCACGACATCACTGTTTACGATATCCAATGGTTCGGCAACCATCTCGAGCCTCACCCGAAATTGACGGTCATCCAGGGTGACATCCGCGATATCGACCGTGTTCCCATGGATGGTATCGAAAGCATCCTTCATCTGGCCAACGTCGCCAACGATCCCTGCAGCGATCTCAATTCTAAACTCAATTGGGAGGTCAACGCCCTCGCCACGATGCAGCTTGTCGAAAAGGCGATCGCCCACGGCGTCCGGCAGTTCGTCTTTGCCAGCTCCGGTAGCGTCTACGGCGTGAAAGAAGAGCCGGAAGTGACGGAAGACCTCTCCCTTGTCCCGATCTCCGACTATAACAAGACCAAGATGGTCAGCGAGCGCGTGCTCCTGAGCTACGCCGATAAAATCCTCGTCAATATCGTCCGTCCCGCAACCGTTTGTGGCTATTCCCCGCGGATGCGCCTCGATGTCGCGGTGAACATGCTTACAATGCAGGCTCTCGCCAGCGGAAAGATCACTGTTTTGGGTGGCGATCAGACCCGACCCAACATCCACATCCGGGATATGGTTCGCGTCTACCACCATTTCCTTGCCAACGGTGCGAAGGCCCCCGGCATCTACAATGCCGGGTTCGAGAACATCTCCATTCTCGATATTGCCAACCGGGTAAAGGATCGTGTCCCGTGTGAAATCGTGGTGAGCGAATCGAATGATCCTCGATCCTACCGTCTCAGCTCGAAAAAGCTTCTCTCCACGGGATTCGAGCCGAAGTATACCGTCGCCGACGGCATCGCCGAGGTTATCGCCGCTTTCCGCGACGGAAACCTCCGGATGGAAGACCGCTACTTCAACATCAAGACGATGAAGAAGCTGACCAACCTTTCCTGA
- a CDS encoding thiamine pyrophosphate-dependent dehydrogenase E1 component subunit alpha, which produces MTPTSLAKDLYRRMVRIRRVEETIAELYAEQQMRCPVHLSIGQESVAVAAGAAVRQTDYAMSGHRSHAHYLAKGGNLRAMFAEMYGRETGCCSGRGGSMHLIDLDAGFLGAVPIVGSTIPIAVGTAFAIQRRKEDRVTLTFFGEGATEEGVFHESMNFASLHKLPIVFVCENNLYSVYSPMRVRQPAHREVFHQAQGHGVSALQADGNDLLGAHALMTEAVAKARAGQGPIFIEFLTYRWREHCGPGYDNHIGYRTEAEYLAWKEKCPVARMEREYGTAILLTTEEEAALRNEIEDAVAFAKASPFPNPETIARHLYAAPIPFH; this is translated from the coding sequence ATGACCCCGACATCGCTGGCCAAGGACCTCTATCGCCGGATGGTGCGCATCCGGCGTGTCGAGGAAACCATCGCCGAGCTCTATGCGGAACAGCAGATGCGCTGCCCCGTCCATCTGAGCATCGGGCAGGAATCCGTCGCCGTGGCCGCCGGTGCGGCGGTGCGGCAAACGGATTATGCGATGAGCGGCCATCGCTCGCACGCCCACTATCTAGCCAAGGGCGGCAACCTGCGGGCCATGTTCGCGGAAATGTACGGTCGCGAGACCGGCTGTTGCTCCGGCCGCGGCGGCTCCATGCATTTGATCGATCTCGACGCCGGTTTCCTGGGTGCGGTCCCTATCGTTGGCAGCACGATCCCGATCGCCGTCGGCACCGCCTTCGCCATCCAGCGCCGGAAAGAGGACCGCGTCACTCTCACCTTTTTCGGAGAGGGGGCGACTGAGGAGGGTGTCTTCCACGAGAGCATGAATTTCGCCTCGCTTCACAAGCTCCCCATCGTCTTCGTCTGCGAGAACAACCTCTACTCCGTCTACTCGCCCATGCGCGTGAGGCAGCCCGCCCACCGCGAGGTTTTTCACCAGGCCCAAGGCCACGGTGTCTCCGCCCTTCAGGCCGACGGGAACGATCTCCTCGGTGCCCACGCCCTCATGACCGAGGCTGTCGCCAAAGCCCGCGCGGGCCAGGGTCCCATCTTCATCGAATTCCTCACCTACCGCTGGCGGGAACATTGCGGCCCCGGTTACGACAACCACATCGGATACCGCACCGAGGCCGAATACCTCGCCTGGAAAGAGAAATGCCCTGTCGCCCGGATGGAACGCGAATACGGCACCGCCATCCTTCTCACCACGGAAGAGGAAGCAGCCCTTCGGAATGAGATCGAAGATGCCGTCGCCTTCGCCAAAGCCAGCCCCTTCCCGAACCCCGAGACCATCGCGCGGCATCTTTACGCCGCTCCCATACCCTTCCACTAG